A window of Photobacterium toruni genomic DNA:
CTGAGCCACGAGTTTCAACTTTAATCTCATAACCTTGGCGCTGACCTTCTTCTGTTAACGCTTCTGCTGCCATAAAGGTATGTGCAACACCTGTTGGACAAGCGGTGATCGCTACAATTTTCTTAACCGCATTATCGCTTTCATCAGCAAGTGGTTGAGTTGCTGCCGTTAATACTTGTGCCTGTGTTACTGCATCTGTTAACCATGCTTTGGTATTTTCAAAACATGCAGTGATATCTGCTTGATAAACTTTTTTGCCTACAAAGCGTGAATTATCAATTGCTGTACCCGCCGCAATGATGATCACTTCAGCATCATCAATCTGCTGTTGAGTCAGTATCTTTGTTGGATTAAACGCTGTTTGGCATTCTATGCTTGCTTGCCATTGTAACTCTGCTGCGGCTTTTTCTAATAAACCCGCTGCGATGATGGTGGTTGCAATGCCACTAGGGCAAGCTGTTACTAATGCTATTTTCATATTTACACCTTGGTCAATATTGCTTCACATTGTTATTCTTTTATTGTTAAGCAATGAAGTGATTAAGCTCTTATGTAATTAAACTACTGAGTTACAATGACATGCTTAGCAATATCATTAACTTTATTAATATTCTCGACACCGACACCAACTTGTGTCACCGCTACCGCTGATAATGCCGTCGCAAACTGTAATGACTGCACTTTTGAATGTTGATTAAGTTCACCCCAACATAAACCAGCCACTAAAGTATCACCTGCGCCGACGGTGCTAACCACTTCCATTTTTGGTGGTTGAGCATGAAGCCAACCTTCATGGTTAAACCACATCACCCCTTTTGCGCCAAGAGATACCACCACATTTGCAATACCTTTCGTTGCGATTTGTTCCGCAACATCCATACATTGTTGTTGGCTCGTCAATACTTGTCCGGCCCATTCAGCCAGTTCTTCATCATTAGGCTTAACAAGCCATGGATGTGCATCTAAACCTGCATCTAATGCTGACTTACTACTATCAAAAAATACCTTTTTACCTAATTGGTGTAATTTTTCTAACCAATTAGCACACATGTCGGGTGTAATGCCTTGCGGTAAACTACCTGCAATCACAAACACATCATGGGTGGTTGCTAATTCAAATAATGTTTTCTCAAACGCTAAAATATTGGCAGCAGTTACTGCAACACCTGGAAAATTAATATCACTGACTTGACCATTTTTCTCGACCAATTTAACATTAATACGGCTTGCACCTGCCACTCGAATAAACTTATCAGTTGCCCCTATTTGCTCAAACAATTGACAAAAAGGTTCCTGATTATCAGCGCCTAACAAACCAGTTACTGTCACATCAGCACCTAGCTCCGCTAATACTTTAGCAACGTTAACCCCTTTGCCTGCAGGATGCAGATTACCTTGTTCAACCACATTAACAGTACCTAACGAAATAGTGCGTAAACTACCAGTTAGATCTAATGCCGGATTAAGCGTAACGGTTACAACTTTAGGTTTAACATTTTGTGACATGCTTTGTGTCTCGGTGTTTTGTGTTGAAATAGTCATGACTGCAATCCTTATAGTTTTTCGCCTAAGCCATCAGCAATAGCTTGGCCAATTGCCGTTAATGCCGCTTCTGCATCACTACCTTGCGCGGTAAATTGCAACTCACTGCCACATTTCACACCAAGCCCTATCACTTTCATCAAGCTTTTCGCATTAACAGGTTTACTATCACTGGTCAAATTAACAACTTGAATATCAGCATCAAACTTTTTCGTTGTATTAACCAGCATTGCACCAGGACGTGCATGTAAGCCATGAGGATTAAGAATGGTAAAAATAGCCTGATTACCGTCTAAACTCACTTGAGTTAATGCTGTTACCATCTCTTGTGCTGATGACGCTAACCATTGCCCCACTTTATTTTGAAATATCAAATTGGTTAGGTATTCAAGGTTAACTTTATGCGCCATATTATTCGCTGCCACCATAATCATACCTGCAACAGGATGACCTAACTCTTCAAAAGGTACTTGAGGCGTTACAACAGCAATCGCAGTACGTTTAACCTCTTTGCTACTTTTAACCAGCCATAAACCTTGCCCTAAATAAGTCGGCCCTTGATTAATAGCATCTGTTACGGTGCTGGTTTCTGCAAAGCCTTGGTATTTAATGAGTCCAGCGGTTACTGCTGTTAACTGTAATAAATCTTGAGCTGGAAATTGCTTTAAAATAAGCTCCGCATTACATTCAGCCTCTTGTTGTTCATCACCATTAAGCAAAGTAATCATCGCTTGTTCAGATTCACAATGACGTAATTTATCTTCAACACCATCCGCTGATAACACTTTAGTTAGCTGTTTTAAAATACCT
This region includes:
- the pfkB gene encoding 1-phosphofructokinase; protein product: MSQNVKPKVVTVTLNPALDLTGSLRTISLGTVNVVEQGNLHPAGKGVNVAKVLAELGADVTVTGLLGADNQEPFCQLFEQIGATDKFIRVAGASRINVKLVEKNGQVSDINFPGVAVTAANILAFEKTLFELATTHDVFVIAGSLPQGITPDMCANWLEKLHQLGKKVFFDSSKSALDAGLDAHPWLVKPNDEELAEWAGQVLTSQQQCMDVAEQIATKGIANVVVSLGAKGVMWFNHEGWLHAQPPKMEVVSTVGAGDTLVAGLCWGELNQHSKVQSLQFATALSAVAVTQVGVGVENINKVNDIAKHVIVTQ
- the fruB gene encoding fused PTS fructose transporter subunit IIA/HPr protein, which codes for MLSLSKNDIAMQQVAANKEDAIKALAADLEATGLVQTGYVNGMLAREQQNSTYLGNGIAIPHGTTETRDLVNHTGVKIHHFPQGVPWGNDQTVYVAIGIAAKSDEHLGILKQLTKVLSADGVEDKLRHCESEQAMITLLNGDEQQEAECNAELILKQFPAQDLLQLTAVTAGLIKYQGFAETSTVTDAINQGPTYLGQGLWLVKSSKEVKRTAIAVVTPQVPFEELGHPVAGMIMVAANNMAHKVNLEYLTNLIFQNKVGQWLASSAQEMVTALTQVSLDGNQAIFTILNPHGLHARPGAMLVNTTKKFDADIQVVNLTSDSKPVNAKSLMKVIGLGVKCGSELQFTAQGSDAEAALTAIGQAIADGLGEKL